Genomic DNA from Thermus amyloliquefaciens:
ACCCAGAACCGCCCCCGCCCCACCCCCCGGTAGAGGTCATGATGGAAAGCGGCCACGTCAGGGTGGCCGGTGCGGGCGTAGCGGAGCTTTTCCTCTGGAGGTAGGGGCATGAGGTCCGTGAAGCCCAGGGGGTAGCTGTCCCAGCTCGCAAAGTCCAGGTCCTCGGCCACGGCGAAAGGGTCTAGGTCGGTGAAAAAGCCCATGAAATTGTGGGTGACGAACCTGCCCGGGGCAAGGGCTCGGAGGATCCCCACCTGCATGCGGTTAAAGGCCTTCACCTGGTCCGAGGCGAAGCGGTAGTAGTCCAGGAGGTGGCTGGGGTTAGGCTCGGCCACGGTGAGGTGGGGAAGCTCCACCTCGGCAAAGTCCCGGTAGCGCTGGCTCCAGAAGGCCGTGCCCCAGGCCTCGTTTAAGGCCTCAATGGAACCGTACCGCGTCTTAAGCCACCCCCGGAAGGCCTCCTGACAGCAGGGGCAGTAGCAGCGCACGGTGCCGTGGCAGCCGTACTCGTTGTCGGTCTGAAAGCCCGCTACCCCCTCGAGGCGTCCATACCGCTCAGCGAGGAGGGTCACGATGCGCCGGGCCTCCTCCCGGTAGGCCGGGCTGGAAAAGCAGTAGTGCCGCCTCCCACCGAACCGCCTTCTCCTCCCCTCCCGGTCCACGGGGAGGACCTCCGGATAGCGGTCCACAAGCCACTTGGGCGGCGTGGCCGTGGGCGTGCCCAGGACTACCTTGAGCCCCTCCCCGGTAAGGGTGGCCACGGCCTCGTCCAGCCAGCCCCACTCCAGCCTCCCGGGCTCAGGCTCCAAGAGGGCCCAGGCGAACTCCCCGATGCGCACGTAGGAAAGCCCGAGCTCCCGCATGCGCCGGGCGTCTTCCTTCCAGCGCTCCTTGGGCCAGTGTTCGGGATAGTAACAGACCCCCAGCATCCCTCACTCCTTGGTGGCGCCCAGGGTAAGCCCCTGGATGAAGTAGCGTTGCAGGCCGAAGAAAACGATCAATGTAGGCAGCGTGGCCAGGAGGCTCCCCGCCACGATGAGGGGCCAGTCGGCGATGTACTGCCCCTTCAGGTTGGCAAGCCCTGTGGTGATGGGTTTCAGCTCATCCCGGCTCAGCAGGACCAAACCCCAGAGAAAATCGTTGAAGATCCAGGTGAACTCCAGGGTGGCGATGGCGGCCAGGCCCGGAAGCATGAGGGGCAGAGCAATCCGCCGCCATATGGTCCACTCCCCGGCCCCGTCCACCACCGCCGACTCAAACAGGGAGGTTGGGATGGTGCGCATGAAGTTCCGCAAGACAAAGGTGGCAAACCCGAGCTGGAAGGCCGTGTGAAAGAGAATGGGGGCAAGATAGGTGTCATAGACCCCAAGCTGGTTGGCTAAGCGGAAGACGGGGAGCATGAGCATCTGGAAGGGAACCATGTTGAATCCCAGAAAAAGGAGGAAGATGGGGAGGGCGAGACGGAAGCGGAAGCGCACCAAGGCGTAGGCGGCCATGCTGGAGAGGACCAGGATGCCAAAGAGGGAAGGCAGGGTGATGATGAAGCTGTTGAGCAGATAACGGCTTATCCCGGCCTCGGCCCAGGCCTGGACGTAGTTGTCCAGGGTAATCTCTCTGGGCCAGCTCCAGAATCCTCTCAGGGTGAGGTCGTCCAGGGTTCTCAGGCTGACGAGGAAAGCCCCCACCAGGGGAAAAAGCCAGAGGAGGGCCGCAGCCCAAAGCAATCCCACCACGAAGGGAGAGAGTCTAACCTTCATCCCTCCTCCTTCACTTCCTCCTTTACCGCACGCCAGAGGAAAAAGGCAATCGGCACAAAGGTGATGGCAAAGAGGACCACGGCGATGGCCGCCGCGTAGCCCATGCGGTAGTCGTGAAAGGCCGACAGGTACATGTAGTTGGCCAGCACCTCGCTGCTATGGAAGGGACCCCCCCGCGTCATCACGTAAACGAGGTCAAAGGAGCGGAGGGAGTCCACCGTGCTCACCACCACCACGATAACGGTGATAGGGGCGAGAAGGGGAAAGATGATGCGGCGGAAAAGGGTCCATCCCGTGGCCCCGTCCACCAAGGCCGCCTCCACCACCTGGGGATCCACGGTCTTAAGCCCGGCCAGGTACAGGAGCATCACGTACCCTACCTGGCGCCAACAGGCCGCCCCCAGGATGGCCGCTAAAGCGAGCTTGGGGTCCCCAAGCCAGCCGATGCGGTAGGCGGCCTCGGGGTCCACCTGGAGGCCCAAGGCGGCAAGGCCCTTTAGGACCGCGGCCAGGAGAGCATTGAGGAGCCCTTGCTGGGGATGGTAGATCCAGGACCAGACCACGGCCACCACCGCCGGGGAGAGCACCAGAGGAAGGTAAAAGCTCACCTTTAGGAACCGCTCCCCAGGGACGGGGTGGTTGAGGAGGTAGGCCAGGGCCAGCCCGGCCGAGGTAGGAAGGAGGAGGAAGACCGCGACCCAGATCAGGTTATTGCCCAGGGCCTGGTAGAAGACGGGGTCGCGGAAGAGGCGGGCGAAGTTCTCCAGGCCCACCCAGTTCCAGCGGGGGGACACCCCGTCCCAGTCACTGAAGGCGAGGGCAAAGGTAGCCAGCGTGGGATAAACCACGCAGAGGGCGTAGAGGGCAAGGGGTAACCAAAGAAAGGGGACAGGGCTTGGCCTTCGCATCAAGAAAACCTCCAGCAAGGCCCCCGCCTTTTTGGAAAAGCGGGGGCCTTAAGACTAGCGGTTATCCTTAAAAATCCGGGCCCGCTCTTCCTCCAGGGACCTGAGGATGGCATCGATCTGCCCCGGGTTGGCCATGAACTGCACGAAACCGTTCATGCCCTTGTTGGCCATCTCGGGGTCGGTATCGCGGTCGTAGAACTGGGTGATGTAGGCGGCGGGCTCAATGATCTCCTTAAGCCCCTTCTGGATGTAGGCCGGATAGAGCTTGGGATCCACGTCGTTCCGCGGCACCAGGCGTTTGAACTCCTTCACCGCAAGCTCCATGACCTCCTTGGAGGCCAGGAAGCTCAAGAAGAGCTTGGCGTTTTCCATGTTCGGGGCCTTGGCCGGGATGAAGTACCCGTCCGTGGGGGCTTCCTCCGCCAAGGGCACACTGGGATTTATGATGGGGAAGCGGAAGAAGTCCAGCTCCTTCTCCTCGCGGTCGTCGGGATACTGGTCGCGGATGAAGTCGCCGATGAGGTACATGGCCGCCTTGCCCTGGACCATGAGGTTGGCCGCGTCCTGCCAGTCGTAGGAAGCGGGGTTCTCCAGGAAGCACTTGTGGTCCAGGAGCTCCTTCCAGTAGTCAAAGACCCGGCGCACCCTGGGATCGGTATAGGCCACCTTGCCGTCCATGAGGGCCAGGTGGAACTGGGGACCATTCACCCGAAGGTTGAGGTAGTCAAACCACCCCGCGGCGGGCCAGAGGAACTTGGTCCCGATGGCGATGGGGGTAAGGCCCGCGGCGTTCAAGCGGTCGCAGACGGCCACGAACTCCTTCCAGGTCTTGGGCACCGCAAGCCCCAGGCGTTGGAAGATGTCCTTGCGGTAGTAGACGGCCCACCAGTAGTAGCTGGTGGGGAGGAAGGTGTAGCGGTCTCCCGTCTTGGAAAGGGCCTGGAAGCCCTTGGGGAAGATCCGCTCCCAACCCTCCTTGCGCCAGAGGTCGGTGATGTCTGCCACAAGACCCCGCTCGGCGAAGTACCGCATCCGCTCCCCGGCAAACCAGGTAAGGACATCCGGGGGACGGCTCGAGGCCAGGTAGGTCCGGATCGCCTGCTTGAAATCCTCGTGGGCCACGATCGTGTGCGTTACCTGGATCCCGGGGTACCTCTGCTTGAAGAGGGCCACTATCCGCTGATCAGAGGCCCGCGCTAGCGGGTCGCCGTTGTAGGAGTTGTAAACCAGCCTCCCCTGCCCCTGGGCCAAAGCCCAAAGCAGAAGGCCGCACGCCAATACCGCCAGCATCCGCACCATCAAGCGCATACACCACCTCCTGGACCTACCCCAAAGGGTAAGCGCCCACTGTTTTGGGCAGGTCTTCGTCTTCTATTTTAAGTCCCTTTTTTTGGTTGTCAAGTCTTACTAAAGCTTTCGTTTGGGCACCCCGAAGGCCGCGCACCCCGAAGGCAGGAATGGCACAATGGGTTCCATGCCCTCCCTCGAGGCCCAGACCCGGCGGGAAAGGATCCTCAGGCTCCTCAAGCAGGACGGCCAGGTGCGGGTGGCCGACCTGGCCAAGGCCCTCGGGGTCTCCCAGGTCACGGTGCGGGCCGACCTCGAGGCCTTGGAGCGGGAGGGGAAGCTCAGGCGTCTGCGGGGTGGAGCTGTGCTTTGGGAGGCCCGGCGGTTTGAGCTCCCCCTCGAGGTCACCCGTACCCTTCACGCCAAGGCGAAGGAGGCCATCGGCAGGCGGGCGGCGGGGCTTGTCAAGGACGGGGATGTGGTGATCTTGGACGTGGGGAGCACTACCACCGAGATGGCCAAGGCCCTTCCCTCTACCCTTAGGGACGTGGTGGTGGTCACCAGCGCCCTCAACATCGCCCTCCTCCTCGAGAGCCACCCGGGGATCACCGTGATCGTCACCGGAGGGAGGCTCAGGCCCCTGCAACACTCCCTGGTGAACCCCTTCGGCACCCTCCTCCTGGAGGAGCTGAACGCCGACAAGGCCTTCCTGGGGTGCAACGGGGTT
This window encodes:
- a CDS encoding carbohydrate ABC transporter permease, encoding MKVRLSPFVVGLLWAAALLWLFPLVGAFLVSLRTLDDLTLRGFWSWPREITLDNYVQAWAEAGISRYLLNSFIITLPSLFGILVLSSMAAYALVRFRFRLALPIFLLFLGFNMVPFQMLMLPVFRLANQLGVYDTYLAPILFHTAFQLGFATFVLRNFMRTIPTSLFESAVVDGAGEWTIWRRIALPLMLPGLAAIATLEFTWIFNDFLWGLVLLSRDELKPITTGLANLKGQYIADWPLIVAGSLLATLPTLIVFFGLQRYFIQGLTLGATKE
- a CDS encoding carbohydrate ABC transporter permease, which produces MVYPTLATFALAFSDWDGVSPRWNWVGLENFARLFRDPVFYQALGNNLIWVAVFLLLPTSAGLALAYLLNHPVPGERFLKVSFYLPLVLSPAVVAVVWSWIYHPQQGLLNALLAAVLKGLAALGLQVDPEAAYRIGWLGDPKLALAAILGAACWRQVGYVMLLYLAGLKTVDPQVVEAALVDGATGWTLFRRIIFPLLAPITVIVVVVSTVDSLRSFDLVYVMTRGGPFHSSEVLANYMYLSAFHDYRMGYAAAIAVVLFAITFVPIAFFLWRAVKEEVKEEG
- a CDS encoding ABC transporter substrate-binding protein, which translates into the protein MRLMVRMLAVLACGLLLWALAQGQGRLVYNSYNGDPLARASDQRIVALFKQRYPGIQVTHTIVAHEDFKQAIRTYLASSRPPDVLTWFAGERMRYFAERGLVADITDLWRKEGWERIFPKGFQALSKTGDRYTFLPTSYYWWAVYYRKDIFQRLGLAVPKTWKEFVAVCDRLNAAGLTPIAIGTKFLWPAAGWFDYLNLRVNGPQFHLALMDGKVAYTDPRVRRVFDYWKELLDHKCFLENPASYDWQDAANLMVQGKAAMYLIGDFIRDQYPDDREEKELDFFRFPIINPSVPLAEEAPTDGYFIPAKAPNMENAKLFLSFLASKEVMELAVKEFKRLVPRNDVDPKLYPAYIQKGLKEIIEPAAYITQFYDRDTDPEMANKGMNGFVQFMANPGQIDAILRSLEEERARIFKDNR
- a CDS encoding DeoR/GlpR family DNA-binding transcription regulator, whose protein sequence is MPSLEAQTRRERILRLLKQDGQVRVADLAKALGVSQVTVRADLEALEREGKLRRLRGGAVLWEARRFELPLEVTRTLHAKAKEAIGRRAAGLVKDGDVVILDVGSTTTEMAKALPSTLRDVVVVTSALNIALLLESHPGITVIVTGGRLRPLQHSLVNPFGTLLLEELNADKAFLGCNGVHPERGFTNTNLEEAEIKKVMVRAAREVYFLADHSKLLQVAAAKIAPLSAATRLITDKKAHRETLKALEEAGLKTELA